One window of the Perca flavescens isolate YP-PL-M2 chromosome 16, PFLA_1.0, whole genome shotgun sequence genome contains the following:
- the mlana gene encoding melanoma antigen recognized by T-cells 1 isoform X1, translated as MIQIPFTVPNGCPMCLTNRKHSGSLMPRNCTDGMPRGEFNIYFASSRRGYVRAEEAVGIVLLVVILAALLILGCWYFKKRSGYKIIRSPRSGSPGHTGGQYSEAGSSANNKMALTDFGSFRPPVPNAPPAYEKISSGTLPPPYSP; from the exons ATGATTCAGATCCCTTTTACGGTTCCCAACGGCTGCCCGATGTGTCTGACAAACCGGAAACACTCAGGAAG CTTGATGCCGCGTAATTGTACAGACGGGATGCCTCGTGGAgaattcaacatttattttgccaGCAGCAGACGAGGATACGTCAGAGCTGAGGA GGCAGTGGGTATAGTTCTGCTGGTGGTCATCCTGGCAGCTCTCCTCATCCTGGGATGCTGGTACTTCAAGAAGAGGAGTGGCTACAAAATAATCAGG AGCCCTAGATCGGGGTCACCAGGTCACACAGGAGGCCAGTACTCAGAGGCAGGATCTTCCGCAAATAACAAGATGGCTCTAACTGACTTCGGCAGCTTTCGACCTCCG GTTCCAAATGCTCCTCCAGCCTATGAAAAAATTTCCTCAGGGACGCTGCCTCCACCCTATTCCCCCTAA
- the mlana gene encoding melanoma antigen recognized by T-cells 1 isoform X2: MPRNCTDGMPRGEFNIYFASSRRGYVRAEEAVGIVLLVVILAALLILGCWYFKKRSGYKIIRSPRSGSPGHTGGQYSEAGSSANNKMALTDFGSFRPPVPNAPPAYEKISSGTLPPPYSP; this comes from the exons ATGCCGCGTAATTGTACAGACGGGATGCCTCGTGGAgaattcaacatttattttgccaGCAGCAGACGAGGATACGTCAGAGCTGAGGA GGCAGTGGGTATAGTTCTGCTGGTGGTCATCCTGGCAGCTCTCCTCATCCTGGGATGCTGGTACTTCAAGAAGAGGAGTGGCTACAAAATAATCAGG AGCCCTAGATCGGGGTCACCAGGTCACACAGGAGGCCAGTACTCAGAGGCAGGATCTTCCGCAAATAACAAGATGGCTCTAACTGACTTCGGCAGCTTTCGACCTCCG GTTCCAAATGCTCCTCCAGCCTATGAAAAAATTTCCTCAGGGACGCTGCCTCCACCCTATTCCCCCTAA